A section of the Rossellomorea marisflavi genome encodes:
- a CDS encoding universal stress protein — MYEHILVAYDDTDGSKKALDEALKLKNQSLDTKMTILYVTDEKTPNQAVDHFTPPHAMAATSPGVDQQIVGDTALQRDPHVYDGAEERQSINEVGEIHPVLKHVQEKLDPHKIEAEYIHLAGSEEKRICEYAAENAVDLVIMGRSGKSGMKKLMLGSVSEKVVKNCETNVLVVK; from the coding sequence ATGTACGAACATATCCTAGTCGCATATGACGACACAGATGGTAGCAAGAAAGCACTTGATGAAGCACTGAAGCTGAAGAATCAATCACTCGATACAAAAATGACCATTTTATATGTAACCGATGAGAAAACACCGAATCAGGCAGTTGATCACTTCACTCCTCCCCACGCCATGGCAGCTACTTCCCCGGGTGTGGACCAGCAGATCGTAGGTGATACCGCCCTGCAGCGTGACCCCCATGTGTATGATGGTGCCGAGGAAAGGCAATCGATTAATGAAGTGGGAGAAATCCATCCTGTGCTGAAACACGTACAGGAAAAACTTGACCCCCACAAGATCGAAGCTGAATACATTCACCTTGCCGGTTCAGAAGAGAAGAGGATTTGTGAGTACGCAGCAGAAAATGCAGTAGATCTAGTCATCATGGGAAGAAGCGGTAAAAGCGGCATGAAGAAGCTCATGCTGGGAAGCGTAAGTGAAAAGGTCGTAAAGAACTGCGAAACCAATGTATTGGTCGTGAAATAA
- a CDS encoding ABC transporter ATP-binding protein, with the protein MFIIFKKLSWFFIENWKRYTVAIILLTIVGILDVVPPKLVGDAIDEIQVGSLTKEAIVHYLLLLTGTTVVSYGMTYIWMYQLFGGAFLVERKLRSRFVGHLMKMTPTFFEKNRTGDLMARATNDLQAISVTAGFGVLTLIDSSIFMLTILFTMGFLVSWKLTLAAILPLPLMALLMKIYGARIHARFTEAQDAFGELNDKVLESVSGVRVIRAYVQERADENRFSDMTEDVYSKNIAVARIDSLFDPTIKVLVGLSYLIGLGYGAYLVFHQSITLGQLVSFNVYLGMLIWPMFAIGELINIMQRGNASLDRVQETLAYEQDVKDEDIRETVPEPDGIEFHQLSFRYPSSEGMNLKDVDVRVPKGATLGLVGKTGSGKTTFIKQILREYPLGEGTLEIGGIPIQQLPMDRVREWIGYVPQDHILFSKTVKENILYGKEGATDEELERAIIQADFMKDLSTLPQGLETIVGEKGVALSGGQKQRISIARALIKDPDILLLDDALSAVDAKTEATIIRNLRNERTGKTTILATHRISAVEEADWILVFDGGKVIEEGTHSDLLTTKGWYRQQYERQQAADPARKEVGA; encoded by the coding sequence ATGTTCATCATTTTTAAGAAATTATCATGGTTTTTCATAGAAAACTGGAAGAGATATACCGTTGCCATCATTTTATTGACCATAGTCGGCATTTTGGATGTGGTCCCGCCGAAGCTGGTGGGTGACGCCATCGATGAAATCCAGGTCGGCTCACTCACGAAGGAAGCAATCGTGCATTATCTGTTGCTGTTGACAGGCACCACGGTCGTTTCGTATGGCATGACCTATATTTGGATGTATCAGCTGTTCGGGGGAGCGTTCCTTGTTGAACGGAAGCTCCGTTCACGCTTTGTCGGTCATCTTATGAAGATGACGCCCACTTTCTTCGAAAAGAATCGTACAGGGGATCTCATGGCCAGGGCTACGAACGATCTTCAGGCCATTTCGGTCACGGCAGGCTTCGGGGTGCTGACGCTCATCGACTCAAGTATTTTCATGCTGACGATCCTTTTTACGATGGGCTTCCTCGTCAGCTGGAAATTGACACTGGCGGCTATCTTACCCCTTCCATTGATGGCCCTCCTTATGAAGATCTACGGGGCAAGGATCCATGCGCGCTTCACGGAAGCACAGGATGCTTTCGGGGAGCTGAATGATAAAGTCCTGGAGTCGGTCTCAGGGGTCCGTGTCATCAGGGCCTATGTGCAGGAGAGGGCAGATGAGAATCGATTCTCCGATATGACAGAGGATGTGTACAGCAAGAACATCGCCGTAGCGAGAATCGATTCATTGTTCGATCCCACCATCAAAGTGCTGGTGGGGCTGAGTTATCTGATCGGGCTAGGGTACGGTGCGTACCTTGTATTCCATCAGTCCATCACTCTCGGTCAGCTTGTCTCCTTCAATGTCTACCTCGGAATGTTGATCTGGCCGATGTTTGCCATAGGTGAACTCATCAATATCATGCAGAGGGGGAACGCTTCACTCGATCGTGTTCAGGAAACCCTTGCCTATGAGCAGGATGTGAAAGACGAAGATATCCGAGAAACGGTTCCTGAACCGGATGGGATCGAATTCCATCAATTATCATTCCGCTATCCATCCTCTGAAGGAATGAATCTCAAAGATGTGGATGTAAGGGTGCCTAAAGGGGCCACGCTTGGTCTAGTAGGTAAAACGGGGAGTGGAAAGACGACGTTCATCAAACAGATCTTACGGGAGTATCCGCTAGGAGAAGGGACTTTGGAGATCGGTGGTATCCCGATCCAACAGCTGCCGATGGACCGTGTCAGGGAATGGATCGGGTATGTTCCTCAGGATCATATCCTCTTCTCCAAGACGGTGAAAGAAAACATCCTTTATGGAAAAGAAGGAGCAACAGATGAAGAGCTTGAAAGAGCGATAATCCAAGCAGATTTCATGAAGGATCTCAGCACCCTTCCCCAAGGACTCGAGACGATTGTCGGTGAAAAGGGCGTGGCGCTCTCAGGAGGACAGAAACAGAGGATTTCCATTGCAAGGGCTCTGATCAAGGACCCTGACATCCTCCTACTCGATGATGCGCTATCGGCGGTGGATGCAAAGACGGAAGCTACCATCATACGGAATCTCAGGAATGAAAGGACCGGGAAGACCACCATTTTGGCAACCCACCGTATTTCCGCCGTTGAGGAAGCAGATTGGATCCTGGTCTTTGATGGAGGAAAAGTCATCGAGGAGGGCACGCATTCGGATCTTCTCACTACAAAAGGATGGTATAGACAGCAATATGAGCGTCAGCAGGCTGCAGATCCTGCACGGAAGGAGGTGGGGGCATGA
- a CDS encoding ABC transporter ATP-binding protein, translating to MSVGKRLVKYALLYKRMIIAALLMLTVSVGAELAGPFIAKKMIDDHILGIEDRWVETDKGEDAVAYKGKWYTREEYRSDGEIGGNEVRVFQVGRSFYFIPGDVPSDGERSITDGKLSIRKNGETSLYEAEKLSGSELLAFYQPEIPRIIKLIAFYFGLLLFASFFQYGQHFYLQKAANRVIQKMRNDVFNHIQRLPIQYFDNLPAGKVVARITNDTEAIRNLYVTVLSTFFTSAIYIVGIYIALFILDPSLASICLILMPILVLWTFLYRRYASSYNKVIRSKVSEINAVINESIQGMPIIQAFRREKKTKEEFEELNEMHYRYQNKLLNLNSLTSHNLSGVLRNIVFVAFIWHFGGGSLEVGSVISLGVLYAFVDYINRLFQPITGIVNQLSNLEQALVAGERVFKLLEEKGTDVEDERMERYRGDVSFKHVSFGYKKDDYVLKDIDFSATRGETVALVGHTGSGKSSIMNLLFRFYDVDEGCITIDGKDIRELPIQAVREHMGIVLQDPYLFTGTIASNVSLGQEGISREKVEASLKAVGAEKAFAGLAKGYDEPVIEKGSTLSSGQRQLISFARALAFDPAILILDEATSSIDTETESIIQEAMEVVKKGRTTFIIAHRLSTIKNADQILVLDRGSIAEMGNHDQLMERKGKYYHMYHLQTGAAGEEAG from the coding sequence ATGAGCGTAGGAAAACGATTGGTTAAGTATGCCCTTTTATATAAAAGAATGATCATTGCGGCCCTTCTCATGCTCACTGTTTCAGTAGGAGCAGAGCTAGCGGGTCCTTTCATCGCCAAGAAGATGATCGATGACCATATACTTGGAATTGAAGACCGGTGGGTAGAAACCGATAAGGGGGAAGATGCTGTAGCCTATAAAGGCAAATGGTATACCCGTGAAGAATATCGGTCTGATGGAGAAATCGGAGGGAATGAGGTAAGGGTCTTCCAGGTCGGAAGGTCTTTCTACTTCATCCCGGGAGATGTCCCGAGTGATGGGGAACGCTCAATTACGGACGGGAAGCTTTCCATCCGTAAGAATGGGGAAACATCCTTGTATGAGGCTGAAAAATTATCCGGGTCCGAACTGTTGGCTTTTTATCAGCCGGAAATTCCAAGGATCATCAAACTGATTGCCTTTTATTTCGGATTGCTGCTGTTTGCATCATTTTTCCAATACGGACAGCACTTCTATCTTCAAAAGGCGGCAAACAGGGTCATTCAGAAGATGAGGAATGACGTTTTTAACCATATTCAGCGTTTGCCCATCCAGTACTTCGATAATCTGCCCGCCGGGAAGGTCGTGGCACGGATTACGAATGATACGGAGGCGATCAGGAACCTGTATGTGACGGTTTTGTCGACCTTCTTCACCAGTGCCATTTACATTGTCGGCATTTATATCGCCCTTTTCATTCTGGATCCGTCCTTGGCTTCAATCTGTCTCATCCTCATGCCTATTCTTGTCCTGTGGACTTTCCTTTATAGAAGATACGCCTCTTCCTATAATAAAGTGATCAGAAGCAAGGTAAGTGAGATCAATGCGGTCATCAACGAATCAATCCAGGGAATGCCGATCATCCAGGCTTTCCGGAGGGAAAAGAAAACAAAAGAGGAATTCGAAGAACTGAATGAGATGCACTACCGTTATCAAAACAAGCTACTCAATTTGAATTCCCTTACGTCCCACAATCTTTCGGGAGTACTGAGGAACATTGTGTTCGTCGCATTCATTTGGCATTTCGGGGGTGGATCACTCGAAGTGGGATCGGTGATTTCACTTGGTGTCCTCTATGCGTTTGTCGATTATATCAATCGGCTTTTCCAACCTATCACAGGGATTGTCAATCAGCTGTCCAACCTGGAGCAGGCCCTGGTCGCAGGGGAGCGGGTCTTCAAGCTCCTCGAAGAGAAAGGGACGGACGTGGAAGATGAACGGATGGAGCGCTACCGGGGGGATGTGAGCTTCAAGCATGTGTCATTCGGGTACAAGAAGGATGACTATGTGCTGAAGGATATCGATTTTTCAGCGACACGCGGGGAGACAGTGGCCCTTGTCGGACATACAGGCTCCGGCAAGAGCTCCATCATGAATCTGCTATTCAGATTCTACGATGTAGATGAAGGGTGTATCACGATCGATGGAAAGGATATCAGGGAGCTGCCGATTCAAGCAGTCCGTGAGCATATGGGGATCGTCCTTCAAGATCCATACCTTTTTACAGGGACCATCGCTTCCAATGTCAGTCTGGGCCAAGAAGGGATATCTCGTGAAAAGGTAGAGGCGTCACTCAAGGCAGTCGGAGCAGAAAAAGCATTTGCAGGTCTTGCGAAAGGGTATGATGAGCCGGTGATCGAGAAAGGGAGCACCCTGTCCTCAGGTCAAAGGCAGCTCATTTCATTTGCGCGGGCCCTTGCCTTCGACCCTGCCATCTTGATCCTCGATGAAGCGACATCCAGCATCGATACGGAGACGGAATCGATCATACAGGAAGCGATGGAAGTGGTGAAGAAAGGGAGAACCACATTCATCATTGCCCACCGCCTTTCTACTATAAAAAATGCAGATCAGATCCTGGTACTTGATCGCGGGTCCATTGCGGAAATGGGGAACCATGACCAACTGATGGAGCGTAAGGGTAAGTATTATCATATGTATCACCTTCAAACCGGCGCAGCCGGGGAGGAGGCAGGATAA
- a CDS encoding NAD(P)-dependent oxidoreductase yields the protein MNTALFGSTGRVGSIIADQLGQKANCLVRTPTGNDEEIIGNVLNQKDIDLVLEGCDGVISTLNSDKTDVLSRSMPLILKGMRRHGIKRIITCGTAGILDASHSTGLYRFQSDESKRRSTTAAEDHLSAYLMLKASEMEWTIVCPTYLPDGERTGVFRASERVLPEGGRSISTHDTADYMLKVLDDGLHIRKRVGICY from the coding sequence ATGAATACTGCACTATTCGGATCAACCGGAAGAGTCGGAAGCATCATTGCCGATCAGCTGGGACAGAAAGCAAATTGTCTTGTGCGGACACCTACGGGAAATGATGAGGAGATCATAGGGAACGTCTTGAACCAAAAGGATATCGATCTCGTACTGGAGGGATGCGATGGCGTCATCAGCACTCTTAACTCCGACAAAACAGATGTATTATCAAGAAGCATGCCCCTCATCCTGAAGGGCATGCGAAGACACGGCATAAAGCGGATCATCACATGCGGAACCGCAGGCATCCTGGATGCATCTCATTCCACCGGGCTCTATCGCTTTCAGTCGGATGAGTCCAAACGGAGGAGCACCACGGCTGCGGAGGATCATCTATCCGCTTATCTGATGCTAAAAGCTTCTGAAATGGAATGGACGATCGTCTGCCCAACGTATCTTCCCGACGGTGAACGGACCGGTGTCTTCCGGGCATCAGAACGGGTCCTGCCTGAAGGCGGTAGGAGCATCTCGACACATGACACGGCAGACTACATGCTTAAAGTCCTGGATGATGGTCTCCATATACGGAAGCGCGTCGGGATCTGCTATTGA
- a CDS encoding amino acid ABC transporter substrate-binding protein — MKKWRISIVLIAVLSLVLTACSSGDSKSGSDEEALYNKVKEDGKILIGTEGTYPPFTFHDDSGKLTGFDVELAREVAKRLGVKAEFQETQWDAMFEGLNSKRFDMIANQVGIREDRQKKYDFSTPYIESSAVVVAKKDNKNVKSFEDIKGLKSAQSLTSNYRDIAEKNGAEIQGVEGLSQSIELIEQGRVDVTVNDKISVLDYLNKKKGANVKIVAEAAEASESAFMFRKGDDKLVKEVNKALEDMKEDGTYKKISEKWFGEDVSPKH; from the coding sequence ATGAAAAAATGGAGAATTTCCATCGTTCTGATTGCCGTGCTCAGCCTAGTGCTGACAGCGTGCTCGAGTGGTGATTCGAAGAGCGGTTCAGACGAAGAAGCGCTTTATAACAAAGTGAAGGAAGATGGGAAAATCCTCATCGGGACAGAGGGTACATATCCACCGTTCACCTTCCATGATGATTCAGGCAAGCTGACAGGCTTCGACGTCGAACTTGCACGTGAAGTGGCAAAACGCCTCGGAGTAAAAGCAGAATTCCAGGAAACACAATGGGATGCCATGTTTGAAGGTCTTAACAGTAAACGGTTCGATATGATTGCAAACCAAGTGGGGATCAGGGAAGATCGCCAAAAGAAATATGACTTCTCAACTCCGTATATCGAGTCAAGTGCTGTAGTGGTTGCCAAAAAAGACAACAAGAACGTAAAGTCATTTGAAGATATCAAAGGGTTGAAATCGGCTCAGTCCCTTACAAGCAACTATCGTGACATTGCCGAGAAAAATGGTGCAGAAATTCAAGGTGTCGAAGGTCTTTCCCAATCGATCGAGTTGATCGAGCAGGGACGGGTGGATGTAACAGTGAATGACAAAATTTCTGTTCTTGACTACTTGAATAAGAAGAAAGGCGCCAATGTGAAAATTGTTGCTGAAGCGGCAGAAGCAAGCGAGAGTGCCTTCATGTTCCGCAAAGGCGACGACAAATTGGTGAAAGAAGTAAATAAAGCGTTAGAGGATATGAAAGAGGACGGAACATACAAGAAAATCTCTGAGAAATGGTTCGGAGAAGATGTATCTCCTAAGCACTAG
- a CDS encoding amino acid ABC transporter permease has protein sequence MYLLSTSIYQDPQAMIDILQSSLLPLIKGALYYSIPLTLISFAVGMILAILTALARLSKYKVLQIIARVYVSAIRGTPLLVQLFIIFYGLPNLGIRFPAFLAAVIAFSLNKGAYSSEIIRAAIQSIPKGQWEAGSSIGMTYGQTLWRIILPQAARVSIPPLANSFISLVKDTSLASLILVTEMFRIAQQIAATNYEFLLIYMEAALLYWVLCFILSVIQGRIENRLDRYIAK, from the coding sequence ATGTATCTCCTAAGCACTAGCATTTACCAGGATCCTCAGGCAATGATTGATATACTACAAAGCTCCCTGCTTCCTTTGATCAAGGGAGCTTTGTATTATTCCATCCCTCTGACGCTCATATCATTTGCCGTGGGTATGATTCTGGCCATCTTGACTGCATTAGCGAGACTTTCAAAGTACAAAGTGCTCCAAATCATCGCAAGGGTCTATGTATCTGCAATCCGGGGTACACCTCTATTGGTGCAATTATTCATTATTTTTTATGGCCTGCCGAATCTTGGAATCAGATTTCCTGCCTTCTTGGCAGCAGTCATCGCCTTCTCCTTGAATAAGGGGGCATATTCATCTGAAATCATCCGTGCTGCCATCCAATCAATACCGAAGGGTCAATGGGAAGCAGGTTCGTCCATCGGTATGACCTATGGTCAGACGTTATGGCGCATCATCCTCCCCCAAGCAGCTAGAGTTTCGATTCCACCGCTTGCCAACTCATTCATTTCACTTGTGAAGGATACATCTCTTGCGTCGCTCATCCTCGTGACTGAGATGTTCAGAATCGCACAGCAGATTGCAGCCACGAACTATGAATTCCTGCTGATTTATATGGAAGCGGCACTCCTATACTGGGTATTGTGCTTCATCCTATCCGTCATACAGGGCCGCATCGAGAATCGACTCGATCGATATATAGCGAAATAA
- a CDS encoding amino acid ABC transporter ATP-binding protein, producing the protein MISIKGLTKRFDDLEVLKGMSAEIKKGEVVVLVGPSGSGKTTFLRCLNALEIPNEGVVSIGGTTIDFKGRVAKNELLEMRRRTGMVFQSYNLFPHKTALENVMEGPVVVQGKSREEAKAQAVKLLEKVGLGDKVDFYPYQLSGGQQQRVGIARALAIEPEVMLFDEPTSALDPELVADVLAVMKELAEEGMTMVVVTHEMRFAKDVADRVIFMDGGHILEEGPPEQVLDNPKNERTRQFLNLIH; encoded by the coding sequence ATGATTTCCATAAAAGGATTAACCAAACGATTCGATGATCTTGAAGTGCTTAAAGGCATGAGCGCCGAGATTAAAAAGGGTGAAGTCGTCGTACTTGTAGGCCCATCGGGGTCAGGGAAGACGACATTCCTTCGCTGCCTCAATGCCCTTGAGATACCGAATGAAGGAGTTGTCTCCATCGGGGGAACGACCATCGACTTCAAAGGTCGCGTGGCCAAAAACGAACTCCTTGAAATGAGAAGAAGGACCGGTATGGTCTTTCAAAGCTATAACCTTTTCCCTCATAAAACCGCCTTGGAAAACGTCATGGAAGGTCCGGTGGTCGTTCAAGGGAAAAGCCGAGAGGAAGCAAAAGCACAGGCTGTAAAACTGCTTGAGAAGGTAGGCTTGGGAGATAAGGTCGACTTCTATCCTTATCAACTTTCAGGCGGTCAACAGCAAAGGGTCGGGATTGCAAGGGCTCTCGCAATCGAACCAGAGGTCATGCTTTTCGATGAACCGACCTCAGCGCTTGATCCGGAGCTTGTAGCCGACGTTCTTGCCGTCATGAAGGAGCTTGCCGAAGAGGGTATGACCATGGTGGTCGTCACGCATGAAATGAGATTTGCCAAAGATGTGGCTGACCGCGTCATCTTCATGGATGGTGGCCATATCCTTGAAGAAGGCCCTCCTGAGCAGGTACTTGACAATCCGAAGAATGAACGGACGCGTCAGTTCTTGAATCTTATACATTGA
- the fumC gene encoding class II fumarate hydratase, whose protein sequence is MDYRIEKDTIGEMKVPADKYWGAQTQRSKENFPIGGEKMPLEVTYAFAHLKKAAARANHALGKLSVTKADAIARACEDILSGDLDDHFPLVVWQTGSGTQSNMNVNEVVAYRANETLAGEERVHPNDDVNMSQSSNDTFPTAMHVAALMELDKCLLPSLDQLIATLREKEERFQDIIKIGRTHLQDATPLTLGQEISGWRAMMEKSKAMILESSRHLLPLAIGGTAVGTGINADPTFGSRVAQELESQTGYAFQSSDNKFHALTSHDELVFVHGALKALAADLMKVANDVRWLSSGPRSGIGELTIPANEPGSSIMPGKVNPTQSEAVTMVATQVFGNDAAIGFAASQGNFELNVFKPVIIYNALQSIRLLGDGIQSFNDRCIEGLEANLDVIEGFVSRSLMLVTALNPHIGYEKAAEIAKKAHQEGWTLKESALKSGYVTEEQYDEWINPEDMVNK, encoded by the coding sequence ATGGATTACAGGATCGAGAAGGATACCATCGGGGAAATGAAAGTACCCGCAGATAAATACTGGGGGGCTCAGACCCAACGGAGCAAGGAGAACTTCCCCATCGGAGGGGAGAAGATGCCCCTTGAAGTTACATATGCTTTCGCCCATCTGAAAAAAGCCGCAGCGAGGGCGAATCATGCATTGGGAAAACTATCGGTCACCAAGGCGGATGCCATTGCAAGGGCGTGTGAAGACATCCTTTCGGGGGATCTCGATGATCACTTCCCCCTTGTGGTCTGGCAGACTGGAAGCGGCACCCAGTCGAATATGAATGTCAATGAAGTGGTGGCATACAGGGCGAATGAAACCCTGGCAGGGGAAGAGAGGGTTCATCCCAATGATGATGTCAACATGTCACAGAGCTCCAATGATACGTTCCCGACGGCCATGCATGTTGCTGCATTAATGGAACTGGATAAATGTCTCCTTCCATCCCTGGATCAATTGATTGCAACGCTTAGGGAAAAAGAAGAGAGGTTCCAGGATATCATCAAGATCGGGCGGACCCATCTCCAGGATGCGACTCCCTTGACCCTGGGACAGGAGATCAGCGGCTGGAGGGCCATGATGGAGAAATCCAAGGCGATGATCCTGGAGTCATCACGTCATCTGTTGCCCCTCGCAATCGGGGGGACCGCCGTTGGAACGGGCATCAATGCAGACCCGACATTCGGAAGCCGGGTCGCACAGGAGCTGGAATCACAAACGGGGTATGCCTTTCAGTCATCGGACAATAAATTCCATGCGCTCACTTCTCATGATGAGCTCGTCTTCGTCCACGGTGCATTGAAAGCACTCGCTGCAGATCTCATGAAAGTGGCCAATGATGTCCGATGGCTTTCAAGCGGTCCCAGAAGCGGGATAGGAGAATTGACCATCCCTGCAAATGAGCCGGGAAGCTCCATCATGCCTGGCAAGGTGAATCCTACTCAGAGTGAAGCAGTCACCATGGTAGCAACACAAGTTTTCGGGAATGATGCAGCTATCGGTTTTGCAGCTAGCCAGGGAAACTTTGAATTGAATGTATTCAAGCCGGTCATCATCTATAATGCACTGCAGTCCATCCGCCTTTTGGGAGATGGGATCCAATCATTCAATGACCGCTGCATCGAAGGATTGGAGGCGAATCTCGATGTGATTGAAGGGTTTGTATCCCGTTCCCTGATGCTTGTGACCGCCCTCAACCCTCATATTGGATATGAGAAGGCGGCAGAAATCGCCAAAAAGGCCCACCAAGAAGGATGGACCTTGAAAGAATCTGCTCTGAAAAGCGGATATGTGACGGAAGAACAGTATGATGAATGGATCAATCCTGAAGACATGGTGAACAAATAA
- a CDS encoding alpha/beta-type small acid-soluble spore protein, with translation MAQSRNNSSNQLVAPGAQQAIDQMKYEIASEFGVQLGADTTARANGSVGGEITKRLVQMAEQQLGGSYK, from the coding sequence ATGGCACAATCTCGTAACAACTCATCTAACCAACTGGTTGCTCCTGGAGCTCAGCAAGCAATCGACCAAATGAAGTACGAAATCGCTTCAGAATTCGGCGTACAATTAGGAGCAGACACTACTGCACGCGCTAACGGTTCTGTAGGTGGAGAAATCACGAAACGCCTTGTTCAAATGGCTGAACAACAACTTGGCGGAAGCTACAAATAA